The genomic segment TTCTGCCCGAGCAACGCGTTGGCCGCGTCACCGGGCAGAAGCGCCGTGCCCAGGAAAACCAGGATCGATATGAAGAAGATCGACACGAGGCCTGAAGCCAATCTGGCCAAGACAAACGAACGAACTGGACTATTGGCGAAGGCACTCATGTCGATCTGGAGCTCGAGGACTCAGGAGAACCAGACGTTCTCGATAGCGCGGTAGCCGGCCATCTGCTGGGCGGACGGCACGAAGCCGTCGATGTCCGAGCTGGTGCCGTCGACCGTGCCGGAGATGAACGGAATGATGGTCCCGCCATCCTCGCTGCAGATGCGCTGGGCTTCCTCATAGAAGGCCTTGCGCTTTTCGAGGTCCGGTTCGGCGCGGGCCGCGAGCACGGCGGCGTCGAAGTCCTTGTTGACCCACTTGCACTCGTTGTTGCCCGAGGTGGACAGGAACGCCACCGAGAGGATCGCGTCCGCGGTCGGACGGTCCGAACGGGCCGAGACGTGGAACGGGGTCTGCCCGACAATGGTCTCCCAGTAGCCGTCGGCCGGCTCGCGCTTGACCTCGATCGGGATGCCCGCCTTGTTGGCATGCTCCTGGAAGATCACCGCCATATCCACGGCGCGTGAGGAGATGGCCTCGGACGTCTGGAGCACCAGCGGGCCGCTGTAGCCGACGCTGTCGAACAGCTCCTTGGCGCGCTTGGGATCGTAGACGTGCTGGGGGACGTCCTTGGAATACATCGGGTCGCTCGGGGCCACCGGATGGTCATTGCCCAGGGCGCCGACGGTGGGGGAGACGCGGCGGATCATGTCTTCGCGGTCGATGGCCAGCTTGAGGGCCAGGCGCATGTTCGGGTTGTCGAACGGGGCCATGTCGGTGCGCATGTTAAAGCAGATGAAGCCGCGCCCGGGGTTCGAGTAGATCTTCAGGTTCGGCATCTGGCTCAGGAGCGGCGCGGTGCGCTCGTCGAGCAGCGTCGCCACGTTGATCTGGCCGGACTGGAAGGCGCTGTTGAGCGCGGAAGGATCGTTGACGGCGAGGTATTCGACGCTATCGACCCAGGCCGCGTCCTTGCGGAAGTAGTTCTCGTTGCGCTCGGCCTCGAGCACTTCGCCCGGGGCGAAGCGGGTGACCTTGTAGGGGCCGGTGCCGACGCCGTCACGGCCGTCCGAGCCCTCCGGGATGATGCCGAGCGGGAACCCGCTCAGGATCGCCGGGAACACGTAGTTGGCTTCGGGCATCTCGATGATGACGCGGTTGGGGCCATCGGCGCGGATGCCGGCCAGGCCCGAGATGACGCTGCGCACGTTCGAGCGCGAATCCTCGGCGGCATGGCGCTGGAGCGAATAGACCACGTCCGCGCTGGTCAGCGTCTTGCCGTTATGGAAGGTCACGTCCTGCTCCAGATCGAAGATCCAGGACTTGCCGTCCGCGGAGGCTTCCCAGCTCTTGGCCAGGGCCGGGCGCAGTTCCATGCCCAGGCCGTGCACTTCGACCAGGCCGTTATAGGGGATGCCCGAAATCACCGACGTATAGGCCGATCCGAACGTGCGCGGATCGAGCGAGTCGCCGGTCGAGGCGCCGCCGCTGGCAACCACCAGGTGGCCACCGCGCTTGGGCGCGCCGCCCTGTGCCCGGGCCCCGCCCATCGGCAGGGCGGCCATCAGGCCCGACGCGGCCGAAATCTTGAGCAGACTTCTCCTGGAAATCTTGAATGGGCTCGACATAAGTTCCTTCTCCCTTGTCGACCTGTACCGCCAGCTCCTCAATTGTGGCGTTTGACAGGCATTTCATCGCGCAACCCGACCGGCAGCGCTCGAAGGTGTTCAAACCTCCGCGCGTGTTCCACCCTCTGCCAGGTTCCGAATTCCTCCGCCGCTAGCGGTTCGCCAGTTCGCCGAGCTGGCGAGACCTGATGAACTGCAAGCGTCCGTAAACCAGATTGCGCGCCGCGTCCGGGTCGCGCGCCTCGATACAGGCGATCAGCGCGCGTTGGAACGCCATGGCGCGCTGCGCCACCTCGGGCGAGGACGAGCCGCGCACATAGAGCGGCATCAGCACATGACTGAGCGCCCGGAACTGGGCGATCAGCACCCGGTTGTGCGAAGCGGCGACCACGCTCCCGTGAAAGTTAATCGCGGCCCAGGTGAACTCCTCGGGATTGTCCACCAGCCCCTCGACCTCGGCCAGCGCGCCGCGCAGCATGGCGATGTCGTCCTCGTCCGCGTTGCTGGCCGCCAGGCCAGCGGCCATCACCTCGATGGCCATCTGACTGTCGAGCACTTCCTCGGCGTCGATCCCGATGAGCTTGAGCTGGATGGCCAGCGTCTCGGCCAGGCGGTCCGAATTGCCCTCGGCCACGAAGATCCCGCCCTTGATGCCCACGCGGATGTCGATGACGCCCGAGGCATGAAGCGAACGCAGCGCGTCGCGCATGGTCATGCGGCTCACGCCGAACTGGAGGGCCAGCGAGGCCTCCGAACCCAGGCGCTCGCCCGGGGTCAGGCGACCGGCAAAGAGCGCCGCCCGCAGTTGGTTGATCACCTGGGCCGAGAGCGTGCCCTGCTTGCTCGAGGACCACAGCCGCGGCTCGGCTGGACCGAGGATCTGGCCCGTCTCGTCTTTTTCGGCATCCGGCGCTTTATGCATGTGAGCCTGCTTTTGATAGCATGTTTAGGGAATAGATAACATGTTAAGTATCATTTCAAGCCCAAAAATCGCCCATCTGAGCCCGATTTTTTCCAAACTATCATATCTTTTCAAAAATCGGAGCGATAACTTTCCTCACCCAGGCATTTTCCAGCCACTCGAGTGAACGATGACCAACAAGGATCAAATGGACCGCGTCCTGCGGATCGGCCCGGAGCGCATCGGCGCCGCGGACCGTGAGGCGCTCGCGCTCGTCAATCCGGCCAACGGGCAGACCGTGGGGCAAATCCCCGTCGCCACCACCGCCGATCTCGATGACGCGCTGGCCGCAGCCGACATGGCGTTCAAATCCTGGCGCAAGGTCTCCGCCTATGATCGCGCCGCCATTCTCCATCGCGCCGCCGCGCTCCTGCGCGAAAGGGCGCAGTCCATCGCCCATTTCATGACCCTCGAGCAGGGCAAGCCGGTCGCCGACTCGGTGCTCGAGGTCAACGGCGCCGCCGACATCTTCGATTGGTTCGCCGAAGAGGGCCGGCGCGCCTATGGGCGCATCATTCCGGCGCGCACGCCCGGCGTGCGCAACATGGTCTTCCGCGAGCCGATCGGCCCGGTGGCGCTCTTCACGCCCTGGAACTTCCCGGTCACCATTCCGGCGCGCAAGATCGCCGCGGCCCTCGCCGCCGGCTGTTCGTGCATCGCCAAGCCGGCCGAGGAAACCCCCTCGCCGACCCTGGCCATTGCCCAGGCGCTCGCCGACGCGGGACTGCCCGACGGCGTGCTCAACATCGTCATGGGCGTGCCAGACGACATCTCGACCCACCTCATCGCGTCCCCGGTGATCCGCAAGATCTCCTTCACCGGCTCGACCCGGGTCGGCAAGCACCTTGCCGGACTCGCGGCGGCGGGCGTCAAGCCGGCGACGCTCGAGCTGGGCGGGCACGCGCCCACCATCGTCTTTGCCGATGCCGATATCGAGAAGGCCGCCACCATGACGGCGCGCTCGAAATACCGCAATGCCGGCCAGATCTGCATCGCGCCCACGCGCTTCTACCTCCACGATTCCATCCATGACCGCTTCGTCGCCCGCTTCCGCGAGGTCGCCGCTTCGCTGCGCGTCGGGGACGGGCTCGACCCCGCCACCCAGATGGGTCCGCTCGCCAATGTGCGCCGCATCGGGGCCATGGAGGAGCTGGTCGCCGATGCCCGCGGCGCCGGCGCCGGGCTCGAGCTGGGCGGGGAGCGCCTGGGGAACCAGGGCTATTTCTGGCAGCCCACCATCCTCACCGATGTCCCCAACCAGGCCCGCATCATGAACGAGGAGCCCTTCGGCCCCGTGGCCGTGACGCACCGCTTCAGCGGGTTCGACGAGGTCGTGGAACA from the Youhaiella tibetensis genome contains:
- a CDS encoding FadR/GntR family transcriptional regulator, coding for MHKAPDAEKDETGQILGPAEPRLWSSSKQGTLSAQVINQLRAALFAGRLTPGERLGSEASLALQFGVSRMTMRDALRSLHASGVIDIRVGIKGGIFVAEGNSDRLAETLAIQLKLIGIDAEEVLDSQMAIEVMAAGLAASNADEDDIAMLRGALAEVEGLVDNPEEFTWAAINFHGSVVAASHNRVLIAQFRALSHVLMPLYVRGSSSPEVAQRAMAFQRALIACIEARDPDAARNLVYGRLQFIRSRQLGELANR
- a CDS encoding ABC transporter substrate-binding protein is translated as MSSPFKISRRSLLKISAASGLMAALPMGGARAQGGAPKRGGHLVVASGGASTGDSLDPRTFGSAYTSVISGIPYNGLVEVHGLGMELRPALAKSWEASADGKSWIFDLEQDVTFHNGKTLTSADVVYSLQRHAAEDSRSNVRSVISGLAGIRADGPNRVIIEMPEANYVFPAILSGFPLGIIPEGSDGRDGVGTGPYKVTRFAPGEVLEAERNENYFRKDAAWVDSVEYLAVNDPSALNSAFQSGQINVATLLDERTAPLLSQMPNLKIYSNPGRGFICFNMRTDMAPFDNPNMRLALKLAIDREDMIRRVSPTVGALGNDHPVAPSDPMYSKDVPQHVYDPKRAKELFDSVGYSGPLVLQTSEAISSRAVDMAVIFQEHANKAGIPIEVKREPADGYWETIVGQTPFHVSARSDRPTADAILSVAFLSTSGNNECKWVNKDFDAAVLAARAEPDLEKRKAFYEEAQRICSEDGGTIIPFISGTVDGTSSDIDGFVPSAQQMAGYRAIENVWFS
- a CDS encoding NAD-dependent succinate-semialdehyde dehydrogenase — its product is MTNKDQMDRVLRIGPERIGAADREALALVNPANGQTVGQIPVATTADLDDALAAADMAFKSWRKVSAYDRAAILHRAAALLRERAQSIAHFMTLEQGKPVADSVLEVNGAADIFDWFAEEGRRAYGRIIPARTPGVRNMVFREPIGPVALFTPWNFPVTIPARKIAAALAAGCSCIAKPAEETPSPTLAIAQALADAGLPDGVLNIVMGVPDDISTHLIASPVIRKISFTGSTRVGKHLAGLAAAGVKPATLELGGHAPTIVFADADIEKAATMTARSKYRNAGQICIAPTRFYLHDSIHDRFVARFREVAASLRVGDGLDPATQMGPLANVRRIGAMEELVADARGAGAGLELGGERLGNQGYFWQPTILTDVPNQARIMNEEPFGPVAVTHRFSGFDEVVEQANRLPFGLSAYAFTSDGATAARIGEALESGMVGVNHMVLTTPETPFGGVKESGYGSEGGSEGLDSYLVTKFVTQG